A portion of the Bubalus kerabau isolate K-KA32 ecotype Philippines breed swamp buffalo chromosome 1, PCC_UOA_SB_1v2, whole genome shotgun sequence genome contains these proteins:
- the FOXRED2 gene encoding FAD-dependent oxidoreductase domain-containing protein 2 isoform X1: MGLSTAAPLWGAPGLLLTIALHLALYLRPAQAWAPVHRDYCVLGAGPAGLQMAYFLQRAGRDYMVFERAPVPGSFFTRYPRHRKLISINKRYTGKTNAEFNLRHDWNSLLSHDPRLLFRHYSDAYYPDANDMVRYLSDFAERLGLHVLYNTTIAHVTVNKDRGAWNGHYFILTDHRGQAYQCSVLLVATGLSVPNQVDFPGSEYVDGYESVSVDPKDFEGQNVLILGRGNSAFETAENIFSVTNFIHMLSRSRVRLSWATHYVGDLRAINNGLLDTYQLKSLDGLLESDLTDLAIVKDHKGKFHITLKLFMEEFFNQSSDAIPLPQDNNDNFAMRVAYDRVIRCLGWKFDFSIFSKSLRLSSGSELSEKYPLVRASYESKGSRGLFILGTASHSVDYRKSAGGFIHGFRYTVRAVHRLLEQRHHGVAWPSTEHPITHLASAIIRRINEASGLYQMFSVLADVVLLKENATTFEYLEEFPMQMLAQLETITGKRARHGLFVINMEYGRNYSGPDKDVFFSDRSVGHMEDAWLSNFLHPVIYYYRHLPTEQEVRFRPAGWPLPRPSALHHVVEDFLTDWTAPVGHILPLRRFLENCLDTDLRSFYAESCFLFALTHQKLPPFCQQGYLRMQGLVGTESLRQHGVESGLLWDSATMGQHHGASDQQPGDHGPGGHPLAPGPPVSPFNSNKEEL; the protein is encoded by the exons ATGGGCCTCTCCACCGCCGCCCCGCTGTGGGGCGCCCCGGGGCTGCTCCTGACCATCGCCCTGCACCTGGCTCTCTACCTGCGCCCTGCCCAGGCCTGGGCGCCCGTGCATCGGGACTACTGCGTCCTGGGCGCCGGGCCCGCGGGCCTGCAGATGGCCTACTTCCTGCAAAGGGCAGGCAGAGACTACATGGTATTCGAACGCGCCCCGGTGCCGGGCAGCTTCTTCACGCGCTACCCCCGGCACCGCAAGCTCATCAGCATCAACAAGCGGTACACCGGCAAGACCAATGCCGAGTTCAACCTGCGTCACGACTGGAACTCTCTGCTCAGCCACGACCCCCGGCTGCTCTTCAGACACTACTCGGACGCTTACTATCCCGACGCCAACGACATGGTGCGCTACCTGAGCGACTTTGCAGAGCGGCTGGGGCTGCACGTGCTGTATAATACAACCATTGCCCACGTCACTGTGAACAAGGATCGCGGGGCCTGGAATGGCCATTACTTCATCCTGACCGATCACCGGGGCCAGGCATACCAGTGTAG CGTCCTTCTTGTGGCCACTGGCTTGTCGGTCCCCAACcaggtggacttccctggctccgaATATGTGGATGGTTATGAGTCCGTGTCTGTGGATCCCAAGGACTTCGAGGGTCAGAATGTGCTGATCCTAGGCCGGGGGAACTCGGCCTTTGAGACAGCAGAGAACATCTTCAGTGTCACCAACTTTATCCATATGCTGAGCCGCTCCCGGGTCCGGCTCTCCTGGGCCACCCACTACGTTGGAGACCTCAG GGCCATTAACAATGGCCTGCTGGACACCTACCAGCTGAAGTCCCTGGACGGGTTGCTCGAGTCCGACCTGACAGACTTGGCCATCGTGAAAGACCACAAGGGCAAGTTCCACATCACTCTGAAGCTCTTCATGGAGGAGTTCTTCAACCAGAGTTCCGACgccatccccctcccccaggacaACAATGACAACTTTGCCATGCGCGTGGCCTATGACCGGGTCATCCGCTGCCTGGGCTGGAAGTTTGACTTCTCCATTTTCAGCAA GTCACTCCGACTCTCTTCAGGAAGTGAACTCAGCGAGAAATACCCCCTGGTCAGAGCCAGCTATGAATCCAAAGGCAGCCGGGGCCTCTTCATCCTGGGGACTGCCAGCCACTCAGTGGATTACCGGAAATCTGCTGGGGGTTTCATCCATGGATTCCGATACACAG TGCGTGCAGTCCACCGGCTGCTGGAGCAGCGCCACCACGGCGTGGCCTGGCCCTCCACCGAGCACCCCATCACACACCTGGCCAGTGCCATCATCCGGCGCATCAACGAGGCCTCTGGGCTCTACCAGATGTTCAGTGTTCTGGCCGACGTGGTCCTGCTGAAGGA GAACGCCACCACCTTTGAGTATCTGGAGGAGTTCCCCATGCAGATGCTGGCACAGCTGGAGACGATCACGGGAAAGAGGGCGAGGCACGGCCTCTTCGTCATCAACATGGAGTACGGCCGGAACTACTCTGGGCCCGACAAGGACGTCTTCTTTTCTGACCGCTCTGTGGGGCACATGGAAGACGCCTGGCTGTCCAACTTCCTCCATCCTGTCATCTACTACTACAGGCACCTCCCCACCG AGCAGGAGGTGAGGTTCCGCCCGGCAGGCTGGCCGCTACCGCGGCCCTCAGCCCTCCACCATGTCGTGGAAGATTTCCTGACGGACTGGACGGCCCCTGTGGGGCACATCCTGCCCCTGAGGCGCTTCCTGGAGAACTGTTTGGATACCGACCTGCGAAGCTTCTATGCAG AGTCCTGTTTCCTGTTCGCCCTAACACACCAGAAGCTCCCGCCCTTTTGCCAGCAGGGCTACCTGAGAATGCAGGGGCTCGTGGGAACTGAGAGCCTCCGTCAGCACGGCGTGGAGAGCGGGCTCCTGTGGGACTCTGCCACCATGGGCCAGCACCATGGGGCAAGCGACCAGCAGCCTGGCGACCACGGGCCAGGAGGGCACCCTCTGGCTCCAGGGCCTCCGGTCTCACCTTTCAACAGCAACAAGGAGGAGCTCTGA
- the FOXRED2 gene encoding FAD-dependent oxidoreductase domain-containing protein 2 isoform X2, whose amino-acid sequence MGLSTAAPLWGAPGLLLTIALHLALYLRPAQAWAPVHRDYCVLGAGPAGLQMAYFLQRAGRDYMVFERAPVPGSFFTRYPRHRKLISINKRYTGKTNAEFNLRHDWNSLLSHDPRLLFRHYSDAYYPDANDMVRYLSDFAERLGLHVLYNTTIAHVTVNKDRGAWNGHYFILTDHRGQAYQCSVLLVATGLSVPNQVDFPGSEYVDGYESVSVDPKDFEGQNVLILGRGNSAFETAENIFSVTNFIHMLSRSRVRLSWATHYVGDLRAINNGLLDTYQLKSLDGLLESDLTDLAIVKDHKGKFHITLKLFMEEFFNQSSDAIPLPQDNNDNFAMRVAYDRVIRCLGWKFDFSIFSKSLRLSSGSELSEKYPLVRASYESKGSRGLFILGTASHSVDYRKSAGGFIHGFRYTVRAVHRLLEQRHHGVAWPSTEHPITHLASAIIRRINEASGLYQMFSVLADVVLLKENATTFEYLEEFPMQMLAQLETITGKRARHGLFVINMEYGRNYSGPDKDVFFSDRSVGHMEDAWLSNFLHPVIYYYRHLPTEQEVRFRPAGWPLPRPSALHHVVEDFLTDWTAPVGHILPLRRFLENCLDTDLRSFYAEITGISASLL is encoded by the exons ATGGGCCTCTCCACCGCCGCCCCGCTGTGGGGCGCCCCGGGGCTGCTCCTGACCATCGCCCTGCACCTGGCTCTCTACCTGCGCCCTGCCCAGGCCTGGGCGCCCGTGCATCGGGACTACTGCGTCCTGGGCGCCGGGCCCGCGGGCCTGCAGATGGCCTACTTCCTGCAAAGGGCAGGCAGAGACTACATGGTATTCGAACGCGCCCCGGTGCCGGGCAGCTTCTTCACGCGCTACCCCCGGCACCGCAAGCTCATCAGCATCAACAAGCGGTACACCGGCAAGACCAATGCCGAGTTCAACCTGCGTCACGACTGGAACTCTCTGCTCAGCCACGACCCCCGGCTGCTCTTCAGACACTACTCGGACGCTTACTATCCCGACGCCAACGACATGGTGCGCTACCTGAGCGACTTTGCAGAGCGGCTGGGGCTGCACGTGCTGTATAATACAACCATTGCCCACGTCACTGTGAACAAGGATCGCGGGGCCTGGAATGGCCATTACTTCATCCTGACCGATCACCGGGGCCAGGCATACCAGTGTAG CGTCCTTCTTGTGGCCACTGGCTTGTCGGTCCCCAACcaggtggacttccctggctccgaATATGTGGATGGTTATGAGTCCGTGTCTGTGGATCCCAAGGACTTCGAGGGTCAGAATGTGCTGATCCTAGGCCGGGGGAACTCGGCCTTTGAGACAGCAGAGAACATCTTCAGTGTCACCAACTTTATCCATATGCTGAGCCGCTCCCGGGTCCGGCTCTCCTGGGCCACCCACTACGTTGGAGACCTCAG GGCCATTAACAATGGCCTGCTGGACACCTACCAGCTGAAGTCCCTGGACGGGTTGCTCGAGTCCGACCTGACAGACTTGGCCATCGTGAAAGACCACAAGGGCAAGTTCCACATCACTCTGAAGCTCTTCATGGAGGAGTTCTTCAACCAGAGTTCCGACgccatccccctcccccaggacaACAATGACAACTTTGCCATGCGCGTGGCCTATGACCGGGTCATCCGCTGCCTGGGCTGGAAGTTTGACTTCTCCATTTTCAGCAA GTCACTCCGACTCTCTTCAGGAAGTGAACTCAGCGAGAAATACCCCCTGGTCAGAGCCAGCTATGAATCCAAAGGCAGCCGGGGCCTCTTCATCCTGGGGACTGCCAGCCACTCAGTGGATTACCGGAAATCTGCTGGGGGTTTCATCCATGGATTCCGATACACAG TGCGTGCAGTCCACCGGCTGCTGGAGCAGCGCCACCACGGCGTGGCCTGGCCCTCCACCGAGCACCCCATCACACACCTGGCCAGTGCCATCATCCGGCGCATCAACGAGGCCTCTGGGCTCTACCAGATGTTCAGTGTTCTGGCCGACGTGGTCCTGCTGAAGGA GAACGCCACCACCTTTGAGTATCTGGAGGAGTTCCCCATGCAGATGCTGGCACAGCTGGAGACGATCACGGGAAAGAGGGCGAGGCACGGCCTCTTCGTCATCAACATGGAGTACGGCCGGAACTACTCTGGGCCCGACAAGGACGTCTTCTTTTCTGACCGCTCTGTGGGGCACATGGAAGACGCCTGGCTGTCCAACTTCCTCCATCCTGTCATCTACTACTACAGGCACCTCCCCACCG AGCAGGAGGTGAGGTTCCGCCCGGCAGGCTGGCCGCTACCGCGGCCCTCAGCCCTCCACCATGTCGTGGAAGATTTCCTGACGGACTGGACGGCCCCTGTGGGGCACATCCTGCCCCTGAGGCGCTTCCTGGAGAACTGTTTGGATACCGACCTGCGAAGCTTCTATGCAG AAATCACAGGCATCAGTGCCAGTCTTCTGTGA